Sequence from the Amycolatopsis sp. NBC_00345 genome:
CCACCGCGTGTCCGACTGGCTCGACCGGCAGGGCTCCGTGGTCTACATGGGATTCGGCACGATCACCCGGCTGACCCGCGAGCAGGTCGAGTCCCTCGTGGAGGTCGCGCGCCGCCTCGACGGCCGGCACCAGATCCTCTGGAAGCTGCCTGCGGACCAGCAGGAGTTCCTCCCGCCGGCCGAGGAGCGGCCCGGCAACCTGCGCATCGAGACCTGGGTCCCGTCCCAGTTCGACGTGCTCGCCCATCCGAGCGTGAAGGTGTTCTTCACCCACGCCGGCGGGAACGGCTACCACGAAGGGCTCTACTTCGGGAAGCCGCTCGTCGTGCGGCCGCTGTGGGTGGACTGCTACGACCAGGCGGTGCGGGGCGAGGACTTCGGGGTCAGCCTCACGCTGGACCGGCCCGAAACGATCGATCCCGACGACGTCGTCGACAAGCTCACCCGGGTCATCGAAGAAGACTCCTTCCGTGCGCGGGCCGAGTTCTTCGCCCGGCAGCAGCGGGCGGCCGGTGGCCGTGAAGCCGCCGCCGACCTGGTGCTCGTTTCCCCGTCCCTGAAGTGACCGGCCCGAACCCGACCGATCGAGGAGCCGATGGCGATCCAATACCCGGTTTCCCAGCCCTGGCTCGAAGGGCGCGAACTGGAATACGTGACCGAGACGATCACCGACGGCTGGATCTCTTCCCAGGGACCGTTCGTCAAGAGGTTCGAGCAGGCTTTCGCCGATTACCACGGCATCGCCCACGGTGTCGCCTGCTCGTCGGGGACCACCGCGCTCACCCTGGCCCTGCGGGCGCTGGGCGTCGGGCCCGGCGACGAGGTGATCGTGCCGGAGTTCACCATGATCGCGTCGGCGTGGGCGGTGACCTACACCGGCGCCACCCCGGTCTTCGTCGACTGTGGTGACGACCTCAACATCGACGTTTCGCTCATCGAAGCCAAGATCACCCCGCGCACGAAGGTCATCATGCCCGTCCACATCTACGGCCGGCGCTGCGACATGGACGCGATCATGACCCTGGCCTACGAGTACAACCTCCGGGTGGTCGAGGACTCGGCCGAGGCGCACGGCGTGCGCCCGGTGGGCGACATCGCCTGTTTCTCGCTGTTCGGCAACAAGATCATCACCTCGGGCGAGGGCGGCATCTGCCTGACCGAAGACCCGAGGCTGGCCGGCCAGATGGCGCACCTGCGTGCGATGGCCTTCGATTCCGACCACACCTTCCTGCACAAGAAGGTCGGCTACAACTTCCGCATGACCAGCATGCAGGCCGCCGTCGCGCTCGCGCAGACCGAGCAGCTGGACGAGATCCTGGCCCTGCGCAGGGGAATCGAGAAGCGGTACGACGACTTCCTCGCCGGGATCGACGGGATCACCCTGATGCCGCCCCGGGACGTGCTGTGGATGTACGACCTGCGCGCCGAACGCCGCGACGAGCTGCGCGCGTTCCTGGCCGACGCGGGCATCGAGACCCGGTTGTTCTTCAAGCCCATGAGCCGGCAGCCCGGTTACCTCGACCCCGGCTGGCCTTCGCTGAACGCCAGCCGGTTCAGCGAGGACGGGTTCTACCTGCCCACCCACACCGGGCTCACCGAAGCCGGCCAGGAGTTCATCTGCGGGCGGATCCGCGCGTTCCACCACGCCTGAAAACCAACCAGGGAACAGGAAATGACGAGCGTCGAACCGAACATCGTCGACTTTCCGGCTCGCCGGGCGGGGCGTCCGTTCCCGCCGCCGGAATACGCCGAGATCCGCGCCCGGGACGGGCTGGTCAAGGCCACCCTGTCGGAGGGCCGGACGGTCTGGCTGGCCACCCGCCACGAGGACGTGCGCACGGTGCTCACCGACCGCCGCATCAGCTCCAACCCGGCCCACGACGGGTTCCCGAACTTCGGGCGCACCGGCGGGGTGCCGGCCGCCGACCAGGTCCCGGGCTGGTTCGTCGGGATGGACCCACCGGAGCACGGCCGGTTCCGCAAGGCCCTGATCCCCGAGTTCACCGTGCGCAAGATCAAGGAGCTGCGCCCGGAGATCCAGCGGGTCGTCGACGGGCGCGTCGACGCCATGCTCGCCGCGGGGAACTCGGCCGACCTCGTGGCCGGCTTCGCGCTTCCCGTGCCCTCGCTGGTGATCACGGCGCTGCTGGGCGTGCCCTACGCCGATCACGACTTCTTCGAGGCGAAGACCCGGACCCTGGTCAGCTTCGCCTCGACCGACGAGGAGCGCGAGGCCGCGGGCAAGCACATCCTGCGCTACATCACCCGTCTCATCACGCTCAAGCAGCAGCGGCCCGCCGACGACCTGCTGAGCCGGCTGCTGGCCTCGGGCGCCATGACACCCCAGGAGCTGTCCGGCGTCGCGATGCTGCTGCTGATCGCCGGCCACGAGACCACCGCGAACAACATCTCGCTCGGCGTGGTCACCCTGCTGTCGCACCGGGAATGGATCGGCGACCCCCGCGTCGTCGAAGAGCTGCTGAGGCTCCACTCCGTGGCCGACCTGGTCGCGCTCCGCGTGGCGGTCGAAGACGTCGAGATCGGCGGCCGGCTGGTCAAGGCGGGCGAAGGCATCGTCCCGCTGGTGGCCGCGGCCAACCACGACGCCGACGCGTTCGCCGGGCCCACCCGGTTCGACCCCGCCCGCGCCGCCCGCCACCACGTGGCGTTCGGCTACGGCGTCCACCAGTGCCTCGGCCAGAACCTCGTCCGGGCCGAGATGGAGATCGCCTACCGGACCCTGTTCGCCCGGATCCCGGCCCTGGAGATCGCGGCACCGATCGAGGACCTGCCGTTCAAGTACGACGGCATCCTGTTCGGGCTGCACGCTTTGCCGGTCAAGTGGTGACCCCGCACTGACCTCCCGCGAGAACGCCCCCGTGCTCCAGCACGGGGGCGTTTCCATGTCACCGCCCGGTCATCCCCGGGCCAGGACCAGCGAGCCGAGCCAGTCCTCCATGACCTCGGCGGTGACCGCCGAATCCTCCATGGCGAGCGAGAAGTGGTCGGCTTCGACGATGCGCACGGTGTCGGCGGGCACGGTGGACTCGGTGACCGCGTCCGCCCGGGTTTCCGCGAACGGCACCGCGCACTTGACCAGCAGGGTCGGCACGGTGAGCGGGGGGAACTCCATGCCCGCCACCATGGTGAAGTAGTGGCTCATCGCGGACAGCCGCGCGACGTTCGGGACGACCGCCGACGTTTCCAGGCTGCCCAGGTAGTCCTGGGCGATCTTGTCGAAGTCGACGCTCTCGTCGCCGCGGTGGTGCAGGCTCAGCGCGTCGAGCATGATCACCGCCTCGGGCTTGATGCCCCAGGTGTTTTCCAGCACGCCGGCGGCCGCGTACGCGAGCGCGCCGGCCGAGGAGTGCCCGACGAGCACGAACGGCTTCCCGTCGCTGGCCTGCAGCGCGCTCTCGGCGATCATCCTCGCCGTCGCCGCCGGGGTGGCTGGCAGCGCCTCCCCGGTCGCGAAACCGATCAGGGGCAGCGCCGACACCGTGCGCCGGCCGCGGAACTGGGCCGCGATCCGCGCGTACTGGTGGACCCCGCCGGTGACCACCGGGGCGCTGACGCAGATCAGCCGCGGCTCCTCCGGCCCGTCGGACAGGGTGGCCGGTACCGGCAGCTCGTCCAGCTCGGCCGGGGCCTCGAAGGTCGGCCGCAGCGCGACGACGGCCTTGAGCAGCAGCATGGCCTCCTTGGTCTTGCCGGCGTCGAGCGCGCCGAAGTACAGCTTCTCCAGCGTCTCGTCCGATTCGCGCGGCCGGGTCTTCGCTGCCCGCACGGGAGCAGCCCCGAGGTCGCCGGTGATCTCACCGCACAGCCAGGAAGCCAGCTGCGAGGGGGTCTTGCGGTCGAACACGATCGTCGAAGGCAGCCGCAGCCCGGCCGTCTCGGCGAGCTTGTTGCGCAGCTCCACCGCGATCAGGGAGTCGAAACCCGATTCGAGGAACGCCCGGTCCGGGTCGAGGGCCGAAGCGTCGCGATGCCCGAGCAGCCCGGCGGCGTAGTCCACCACCAGGTTCCGGACCAGCTCCTCCTGCTCGGCCGGGCCGAGCCCCCGGAGCCGGTCCCGCAGGCTCTCCGTCGAGACGGCCTCGGCGCCGGACGCGGCCGCCCGCCGTCCCGCCGGCACCAGTCCCCGCAGCAGCGCCGGGACCTCGCCCCGGCGGCCCATCCCGGCGGCGCCGACCTTCAGCGCCGCGATGAGCGCCTCGTCGGAAACCGTGGCGGCGTCGTACATCGCCATGCCCTGGCGGGTGCCGATGGCGGGCAGCCCGGCCGAGGAGATCCGCTTGACGTCGTTGCCGGTGAGCGCGCCGGTCATCTCGCTCGCCTGCTCCCACAGGCCCCACGCCAGCGAGGTCGCCGGCAGGCCGTGGGCCCGGCGGTGCTGGGCCAGCGCGTCGAGGAAGACGTTCGCCGCCGCGTAGTTGGCTTGTCCCGGGCTGCCGGTCACACCGGAGACCGAGGAGTACAGCACGAACGCGGCGAGCGGGAGGCCCGCGGTGAGCTCGTGCAGGTGCCACGCGGCGTCGACCTTCGGCCGCAGGACGGTGTCCAGCCGCTCCGGGGTCAGAGACGCGACGACGCCGTCGTCGAGCACCCCGGCCGTGTGCACCACCGCGGTCAGCGGGTGGGCCGCCGGGATCGACGCGAGCAGCTCGGCGGTCGCGGCGCGGTCGGCGGTGTCGCAGGCGGCGATCGTGACTTCGGCGCCGTGCGCGATGAGCTCGGCCCGCAGCTCCAGCGCCCCCGGCGCGTCCGGGCCGCGGCGGCTCGCGAGCAGCAGGTGCCGCACCCCGCGTTCGGCGGCCAGGTGCCGGGCGAGCTGCCCGGCGAGCGCCCCGGTGCCCCCGGTGATCAGGACGGTTCCACCGGGGTCCCACGCCCTCGGCATCCTCAGCACGATCTTGCCGATGTGCCGGGCGAGGCTCATGTACCGGAACGCCTCCGGGGCCCGGCGCACGTCCCAGGCGGTCACCGGCAGCGGCTCGAGCACACCCGCGGAGAACAGCTCCAGCAGTTCTCCCAGCATCTCCTGGATCCGCTCCGGCGTGACCGTGCCGAGGTCGAACGCCCGGTAGTCCACGTCCGTGAGACCTTCGCGGATGTCGGTCTTGCCCATCTCGACGAACCGGCCCCCCGGCGCGAGCACCGCCAGCGAGGCGTCGACGAACTCCCCGGCGAGGGCGTTGAGCACGACGTCGACGCCGCGTCCCCCGGTGGCCTCCAGGAACCGCGGGCCGAACTCGGTCGTGCGTGAGGACGCGATGTGATCGTCGGCGACGCCGAGGGCGCGCAGCCGGTCCCCTTTGCCTTCGCTCGCGGTGGCGAAGACCTCGGCGCCGAGGTGCCGGGCGAGCTGGATCGCGGCCATGCCGACGCCGCCCGCGCCGGCATGCACGAGAACGGTTTCGCCGCGGCGCAGCCCGGCCAGGTCGACGAACGCGTGGTACGCGGTCAGGAACACCAGCGCCACCGAGGCGGCGCTTTCGTCAGACCAGCCCTCGGGCACCAGGCCGAGGTAACGCTCGTCGGCCACGGCGACCGGACCGAACCCGCCGTCGATCATGCCCAGCACCCGGTCGCCCGGTTTGACCGACGTGACGTCGGGGCCGATCTCGGTCACCACCCCGGTGGCCTCGGCGCCCATCAGCCCGTCACGGCCCGGGTACATGCCCAGAGCCTTGAGGACGTCGCGGAAGTTGACCCCGGCGGCGGCGACCCGGATCCGGACCTGACGTCCGGTGAGCGGCTCCAGCACCTCGGGGCAGGCGAGCAGGGTCAGGTTTTCGAGGCTGCCGCGGTGGCTGCTGTCAAGGCGCCACGGACTGTCGGACGGCGGCAGGAGGCCGTCACCCGGCACCAGTGGGGCGAGCCGCCCCGCGCTGACCACGCCTTCGCGCACCACGACCTGCGACTCGCCGTCTTCGAAAGCGCCGAGCAACGCCGGAACGGCATCGGCTGATTCTTCCGTGTCGTCGAGGTCCGCCAGCAGGAACCGCCCCGGGTTCTCGGTCTGCGCCGAGCGCACCAGGCCCCACACCGCGGCGGCCGCGAGGTCAGTGACGTCTTCGCCGCCGGCGGCCATCGCGCCCCGGGTCACCACGACCATGCGGGAGCCGGCGAAGCGGTCGTCGGCGAGGAACTGCTGGATCCGGCCGAGGGCCCGGGCGGTCAGCGCGTGCACCGAAGCCGGGCCGCCCGCGGTGAGGTCACCCTTGACCGGCAGCAGGAACACCTCCGGCACCGCGCCGGCGACCTCGTCCGGAGAGTCCACAAAGGACGTCACAACGTCACCGGCGAGGCTGGCTGCAGCGGCGAAGCCGAACTCGTCGCCGCCGACGATCGCCCAGCGCGTGCCGGGGGCCGAGGCGGCCGGGACGGGCGTCCACTCCACCCGGAACAGCGGCTGCCGGTCCGCACGCGCCCCGGTGGCGAGTGCCGTGGACGCGGACCGCAGGACCAAGGAGTCCGCCGACAGCACCGGCTCCCCCTCGATGTCCGCTGCCGCGAGCGAGACCGTGTCGGTGCCGATCCCGGCGAGGCGCACGCGCAGCGTCGAGGCGCCGCCGGCATGCAGGGACACACCGGTCCACGCGAACGGCAGCAGGAGTTTGCCCGCCGTCTCGGGATCGACGAACGACACCGCGTGCAGCGCCGCGTCCAGCAGCGCGGGGTGCATCCCGAACGCCTCGGCGTCTTCGGCAGTCGGCGGCAGGGTGACTTCGGCGTAGACCGCGGTGTCGTCCCGCCAGGCCGCGCGCAGGCCCTGGAAGACCGGGCCGAAGGTGCCGCCGTCGTAGAAGCCGTCGAGGTCGATGGGCACCGCGTCCGCGGGCGGCCAGGCACTCACGTCGAACCCGGTCGCCCGCTCGGCCGAAGAGAGCACACCGGTGGCGTGTTCGGTCCACTCCTGGTCCGCCGGAGCGTCCACGGGACGCGAGAAGATCTGGAGGTCACGGCGGTCCTGGTCGCCGGGGGCGCCGACCCGCACCTGGATCGCCACCGCTTCCTCCGGCGGCAGCACCAGGGGTATCGACAGCGTCAGCTCGTCGATCCGGCCGCAGCCGGCCTGGTCCGCGGCGCGGATGGCCAGCTCCAGGAAACCCGTGCCGGGCAACAGCACCAGGCCGCCGACGCGGTGGTCGGCGAGCCAGGGGTGGGTCGCCAGCGACAGCCGCCCGGTCAGCAGCAGCCCGTCCGACCCGGCGAGCGACACCGCGGCGCCGAGCAGCGGGTGGTCCGCGGAGACCAGTCCGAGGCCGTGCGCGTCGGACTGCGGCGGCACCGCCCGCGGCCAGTGCCGCTCGTGCTGGAAGGCGTAGGTCGGCAGGCCGGCCGGGCGGGCGCCGGCGGGGAACGCGGGCGCCCAGTCGACGCCGACCCCGCGGACGAACACCTCCGCCATCGAGGTCAGGAATCGCCGCAGGTCACCGGCGTCACGGCGCAGGGTCCCGGCGACCACGGCCGGTCCGCCGGTCTCGTCGAGCGTCTCGTGGATGCTGCCGGTGAGCACCGGGTGCGCGCTCACCTCGACGAACGCGCGGTGGCCCTGCCCGAGCAGGGCGCGGACGGCCGGCTCGAACCCGACGGCCTGGCGCAGGTTGCGGTACCAGTACCCGGCGTCCATCGTCGTGGTGTCGAGCCAGTCACCGGTCACTGTGGAGAAGAAGGGGATCTCGGCCTCGCGCGGAGTCACCGTGGCCAGCAGCGACGCCAGATCCGCTTCGAGGTCTTCGACCTGGGCGGAATGGGACGCGTAGTCCACTGCGATCCGGCGGACCCGGACCTCCTCGGCCGTCAGCTCTTCGAACAGCGTGTCGAGCGCGCCGGGCTCGCCGGACACGACCACGGACTTCGGCCCGTTGACCGCCGCGACCGAGATCGCCCGGCCGTCCAGCCGGGCTTCGACGTCGGCCGGCGGCAGAGGGATCGACATCATCCCGCCGCGGCCGGCCAGGGTGTCCCGGATCGCCTTGCTGCGCAGGGAGACGACCCGCGCACCGTCCTCAAGCGACAGTGCGCCGGACACCACCGCCGCGGCGATCTCCCCCTGTGAATGCCCCACCACCGCGTCCGGCTCGACTCCCCGAGAGCGCCACAACGCGGCCAGGGAGACCATGATCGCCCACGACGCCGGCTGGACCACGTCCACCCGGTCCAGCGACGGCGCGCCCTCGACCTCGTGCAGCACATCAAGCAGCGACCAGTCCACGAAGGACGACAGCGCGGCCGCGCACTCCTGGAGGCGCTCGGCGAACTCGGGCGACTCCTCGGCGAGGCGGGCGCCCATCCCGGCCCACTGCGAGCCTTGGCCGGGGAAGACGAACACCGTGCGGCCCTCGACGTCGGCCGTACCGGTGACCACGCCGGTCAGATCGGCCAGCCCGGCGAGCAGCTCGTCCCGGGTCTCCCCCAGCACGACCGCACGCCGGTCGAACGCGGTGCGCGTAGTGGCGAGGGAGAGACCCATGTCCGCCGCGGCGATCCCCGGGTTCTCCTTCGCGTAGGCCAGCAGCCGGTCGGCCTGGTCGCGCAGGGCCGGTATGCCCTTGCCCGAAACCACCCACGGGAGCACACCGCTGGTCACAACCGTGCTCACGGTGCTTTCCGACTCGGAGGCCTGCTCCAGGATGATGTGCGCATTGGTCCCGCTGATCCCGAACGAGGACACTCCAGCGCGGCGCGGGCGGCCGACCTCCGGCCACTCCACTCGCTCAGTCAGCAACGACACCGCACCCGCGGACCAGTCCACATGCGACGACGGCTCCGTGACGTGCAACGTCTCCGGCAGCACACCGTGCCGGATCGCCATCACCATCTTGATCACCCCGGCCACCCCGGCCGCGGCCTGGGTGTGACCGATGTTGGACTTGATCCCGCCCAGCCACAACGGGATCTCCCGATCCTGCCCATACGTCGCGATAATCGCCTGAGCCTCGATCGGATCACCCAGCACCGTGCCGGTGCCATGCGCCTCCACCGCATCAACATCCAAAGTGGACAGACCTGCGCCCGCCAGCGCCGCCCGGATCACCCGCTGCTGCGACGGGCCGTTGGGGGCGGTGAGGCCGTTGGACGCGCCGTCCTGGTTCACCGCGGAACCCCGCACCACCGCCAAGACCTGGTGGCCGAGACGCTCCGCGTCCGACAGCTTCTCCACCAGCAGCATGCCGATCCCTTCGGACCAGCCAGTGCCGTCGGCGTCGTCGGAGAACGCCTTGCACCGCCCGTCGGTGGCGAGCCCGCCCTGGCGCGTGAACCCGGCGAAGCCCAGTGCGGTCGACATCACCGTCACTCCGCCGGCCAGCGCCATCGAGCACTCACCGGAACGCAACGCCTGCGCCGCCAGATGCAAGGCCACCAGAGACGACGAGCACGCCGTGTCGATCGTAACGGCCGGGCCTTCCAAGCCGAACGTGTAAGAAATGCGACCCGAGACGACGCTCGCCGCCAGACCGGTGCCCGCGTGGCCTTCCACGTCCTCGCCCGAAGCGAGGACGAGGTTCGCGTAGTCCTGGCCGTTGGTGCCGACGAACACACCGGTCCGGCTGCCGCGCAAAGTGCCCGGATCGAGGCCCGCGCGCTCCATCGCCTCCCACGAAGTCTCCAGCAGCAACCGCTGCTGCGGATCCATCGCCAGCGCCTCCCGCGGCGAAATCCCGAAGAACCCCGCATCGAAACCGCTGATGTCGTCGAGGAAACCGCCCTCGGTGGTCGCGCTGCGGCCCTGGCCGTCACCGGCGAGCGTGGCGAGGTCCCAGCCGCGGTCCACCGGGAACTCCGTGATCCCGTCCGAAGAGGACGCGACGAGGTCCCAGAGTCCCTCCGGTGAGCCGACGCCGCCGGGGAACCGGCACGCCATCCCGACGATCGCGACGGGCTCCTGCTTCCCGGACTCGGCCTCTTCCAGGCGCCGGCGCGTCTGGTGCAGGTCGGCGGTGACCCACTTCAGGTATTCGACGAGCTTCTGGTCGTCCGGCATCGTGCTCTACCTTCCTGTCCGTGATCGGCCACGGGTCAGCCCTTCAGCCGGCCGAGTTCCCGGTCGATGAAGTCGAAGACCTCGTCGGTGCTGGCCGACTGGATCCTCTCGGTGACGTCGAGCGCTTCGGTCTCGCCCGCGGTTGCGCTCCAGGCGGCCACCAGCGCCCGCAGGCGCAGTGCCACCCCGCCGCGGGTGACGTCGTCGGGGTCGCTCGCGGCCAGCGCCGCTTCGAACCGGTCGAGCTCGGTGAACAGCGACGGCCCGGGGGCGGCGCCGGTGAGCACCTCGGCGCCGAGGTGCTCCGCGAGCACCGTCGGGGTGGGGTAGTCGAAGACCAGCGTCGCGGGCAGCCGGAGCCCGGTGGCGACGGTCAGGCGGTTGCGGAGTTCGACCGCGGTGAGCGAGTCGAAGCCCAGTTCGCGGAACTCGCGGCCCGCGCCGATCGCCTCGGGCGAACCGTGGCCGAGGACCGCGGCGGCTTCGGTGCGCACCAGGTCCACGAGGTGACGCTGCCGGTCGCCCTCGCGCATCTCCCCGAGCCGCGCGGCGAACCCGGCCTGGGACACCGCCGCCTCGGCGGCCGCGGTGCGGCGCGTCGTCTTCACCAGGCTCCGCAACACCGCCGGGACCTCACGCTGCGCCCGCATCGAGCCCGCGCCGATCGCCAAGGGCACCAGAAGCGCTTGACCGGACCCCGTCGCCTCGTCGAACAACGCCATCCCTTGTGCGGCGGACAGCTGCGGGAGACCCGCGCCCGCCATCCGGCGCAGGTCGGTGCCACTGAGGGTGCTGGTCATCCCGCTGTCCTGCGCCCACGGCCCCCAAGCCAGCGACGTCGCTGCGAGGCCCTGGCTCGCGCGGTACTGCGCCAGCGCGTCGAGGAAGGCGTTGCCCGCGGCGTAGTTGCCCTGCCCGGGGCTGCCCATCACGCCGGCGACCGAGGAGAACAACACGAACCCCGCGAGGTCGCTGTCCCGGGTGAGCTCGTGGAGGTGCCAGGCGCCGCCGGACTTCGGCCGGGTGACGGTGGCCAGGCGCTCCGGGGTCAGCGAGCCGATGACGCCGTCGTCGAGCACCCCGGCGGTGTGCACCACCGCCGTCAGCGGGTGTCCGGTGTGGACGGTGCCGAGCAGCTTCGCGAGGGCTTCGCGGTCGGCGGTGTCGCAGGCGGCGATCGTGACTTCGGCGCCGTGGGCCCGCAGGTCCGCGCCCAGCTCGGTGGCACCGGGCGCGTCCGGGCCGCGGCGGCCGGCCAGCACGAGGTGCCGGAACCCCCGCTCGGCCACCAGGTGCCGGGCGAGCTGCCCGCCCAGCCCACCGGTGCCGCCGGTGATCAGCACCGTGCCGTCGGGGTCCCACGGCCGGCCGCCGGTTCCGGCGGCCGCGCGCTGGAGCCGTCCCACCAGTACCACGCCGTCGCGGACGATCGCCTGGGTCTCGGTGGCGGCGAACAGCCCGGCCAGGCGCGGGACCAGTGCGGTCGAGGCGTCTTCGCCGTCGAGGTCGGCGAGCAGGAACGAACCGGGGTTTTCCTGCTGCGCGGCCCGGACGAGGCCCCACACCGGAGCCGACGCGAGGTCGGTGGCGGACTCGCCCACGGCGTTGCGGGTGACGAAGAGCAACCGCGAAGCGGCGAACCGATCGTCGGCCGCCCAGTCCTGCAGGATGGCCAGCACCCGGGACGTCGTCGCGTGCGCGGCCGAGGCAGCGTCGCCGCCTTCGGGGCCGGAGACCGGCACGATGACGAAGTCCGGCGCGGCGGCCCCGTACAGCTCAGCGAACGTCCCGCCCGACACGGCAACGGTGTGTCCGGCGGCCTTCACCGCGGCCCCGAGGCCGAGTTCGTCCGCGCCCAGCACCGCCCAGGTGGTCTCCGGAGCAACGGGGGCCAGCTCAGTCACGGCCGGGATCCAGCCCAGCTGGAACAGCGAACCCGGTTCCGCCGCCGGGGTATCGGCTGGTTCGGCGCTGAGCGGCTTGAGTTCGATCGAGTCCACCGTCAGCACCGGTGCGCCTTCCGCGTCCACCGCGGCCAGTGACAGCGTGTTGTCACCGATAGAGGTGAGGCGGACGCGCAACACCGAAGCCGCTCCCGCCTGCAACGACAGCCCGTTCCAGCT
This genomic interval carries:
- a CDS encoding DegT/DnrJ/EryC1/StrS family aminotransferase encodes the protein MAIQYPVSQPWLEGRELEYVTETITDGWISSQGPFVKRFEQAFADYHGIAHGVACSSGTTALTLALRALGVGPGDEVIVPEFTMIASAWAVTYTGATPVFVDCGDDLNIDVSLIEAKITPRTKVIMPVHIYGRRCDMDAIMTLAYEYNLRVVEDSAEAHGVRPVGDIACFSLFGNKIITSGEGGICLTEDPRLAGQMAHLRAMAFDSDHTFLHKKVGYNFRMTSMQAAVALAQTEQLDEILALRRGIEKRYDDFLAGIDGITLMPPRDVLWMYDLRAERRDELRAFLADAGIETRLFFKPMSRQPGYLDPGWPSLNASRFSEDGFYLPTHTGLTEAGQEFICGRIRAFHHA
- a CDS encoding cytochrome P450, which codes for MTSVEPNIVDFPARRAGRPFPPPEYAEIRARDGLVKATLSEGRTVWLATRHEDVRTVLTDRRISSNPAHDGFPNFGRTGGVPAADQVPGWFVGMDPPEHGRFRKALIPEFTVRKIKELRPEIQRVVDGRVDAMLAAGNSADLVAGFALPVPSLVITALLGVPYADHDFFEAKTRTLVSFASTDEEREAAGKHILRYITRLITLKQQRPADDLLSRLLASGAMTPQELSGVAMLLLIAGHETTANNISLGVVTLLSHREWIGDPRVVEELLRLHSVADLVALRVAVEDVEIGGRLVKAGEGIVPLVAAANHDADAFAGPTRFDPARAARHHVAFGYGVHQCLGQNLVRAEMEIAYRTLFARIPALEIAAPIEDLPFKYDGILFGLHALPVKW
- a CDS encoding SDR family NAD(P)-dependent oxidoreductase, whose translation is MPDDQKLVEYLKWVTADLHQTRRRLEEAESGKQEPVAIVGMACRFPGGVGSPEGLWDLVASSSDGITEFPVDRGWDLATLAGDGQGRSATTEGGFLDDISGFDAGFFGISPREALAMDPQQRLLLETSWEAMERAGLDPGTLRGSRTGVFVGTNGQDYANLVLASGEDVEGHAGTGLAASVVSGRISYTFGLEGPAVTIDTACSSSLVALHLAAQALRSGECSMALAGGVTVMSTALGFAGFTRQGGLATDGRCKAFSDDADGTGWSEGIGMLLVEKLSDAERLGHQVLAVVRGSAVNQDGASNGLTAPNGPSQQRVIRAALAGAGLSTLDVDAVEAHGTGTVLGDPIEAQAIIATYGQDREIPLWLGGIKSNIGHTQAAAGVAGVIKMVMAIRHGVLPETLHVTEPSSHVDWSAGAVSLLTERVEWPEVGRPRRAGVSSFGISGTNAHIILEQASESESTVSTVVTSGVLPWVVSGKGIPALRDQADRLLAYAKENPGIAAADMGLSLATTRTAFDRRAVVLGETRDELLAGLADLTGVVTGTADVEGRTVFVFPGQGSQWAGMGARLAEESPEFAERLQECAAALSSFVDWSLLDVLHEVEGAPSLDRVDVVQPASWAIMVSLAALWRSRGVEPDAVVGHSQGEIAAAVVSGALSLEDGARVVSLRSKAIRDTLAGRGGMMSIPLPPADVEARLDGRAISVAAVNGPKSVVVSGEPGALDTLFEELTAEEVRVRRIAVDYASHSAQVEDLEADLASLLATVTPREAEIPFFSTVTGDWLDTTTMDAGYWYRNLRQAVGFEPAVRALLGQGHRAFVEVSAHPVLTGSIHETLDETGGPAVVAGTLRRDAGDLRRFLTSMAEVFVRGVGVDWAPAFPAGARPAGLPTYAFQHERHWPRAVPPQSDAHGLGLVSADHPLLGAAVSLAGSDGLLLTGRLSLATHPWLADHRVGGLVLLPGTGFLELAIRAADQAGCGRIDELTLSIPLVLPPEEAVAIQVRVGAPGDQDRRDLQIFSRPVDAPADQEWTEHATGVLSSAERATGFDVSAWPPADAVPIDLDGFYDGGTFGPVFQGLRAAWRDDTAVYAEVTLPPTAEDAEAFGMHPALLDAALHAVSFVDPETAGKLLLPFAWTGVSLHAGGASTLRVRLAGIGTDTVSLAAADIEGEPVLSADSLVLRSASTALATGARADRQPLFRVEWTPVPAASAPGTRWAIVGGDEFGFAAAASLAGDVVTSFVDSPDEVAGAVPEVFLLPVKGDLTAGGPASVHALTARALGRIQQFLADDRFAGSRMVVVTRGAMAAGGEDVTDLAAAAVWGLVRSAQTENPGRFLLADLDDTEESADAVPALLGAFEDGESQVVVREGVVSAGRLAPLVPGDGLLPPSDSPWRLDSSHRGSLENLTLLACPEVLEPLTGRQVRIRVAAAGVNFRDVLKALGMYPGRDGLMGAEATGVVTEIGPDVTSVKPGDRVLGMIDGGFGPVAVADERYLGLVPEGWSDESAASVALVFLTAYHAFVDLAGLRRGETVLVHAGAGGVGMAAIQLARHLGAEVFATASEGKGDRLRALGVADDHIASSRTTEFGPRFLEATGGRGVDVVLNALAGEFVDASLAVLAPGGRFVEMGKTDIREGLTDVDYRAFDLGTVTPERIQEMLGELLELFSAGVLEPLPVTAWDVRRAPEAFRYMSLARHIGKIVLRMPRAWDPGGTVLITGGTGALAGQLARHLAAERGVRHLLLASRRGPDAPGALELRAELIAHGAEVTIAACDTADRAATAELLASIPAAHPLTAVVHTAGVLDDGVVASLTPERLDTVLRPKVDAAWHLHELTAGLPLAAFVLYSSVSGVTGSPGQANYAAANVFLDALAQHRRAHGLPATSLAWGLWEQASEMTGALTGNDVKRISSAGLPAIGTRQGMAMYDAATVSDEALIAALKVGAAGMGRRGEVPALLRGLVPAGRRAAASGAEAVSTESLRDRLRGLGPAEQEELVRNLVVDYAAGLLGHRDASALDPDRAFLESGFDSLIAVELRNKLAETAGLRLPSTIVFDRKTPSQLASWLCGEITGDLGAAPVRAAKTRPRESDETLEKLYFGALDAGKTKEAMLLLKAVVALRPTFEAPAELDELPVPATLSDGPEEPRLICVSAPVVTGGVHQYARIAAQFRGRRTVSALPLIGFATGEALPATPAATARMIAESALQASDGKPFVLVGHSSAGALAYAAAGVLENTWGIKPEAVIMLDALSLHHRGDESVDFDKIAQDYLGSLETSAVVPNVARLSAMSHYFTMVAGMEFPPLTVPTLLVKCAVPFAETRADAVTESTVPADTVRIVEADHFSLAMEDSAVTAEVMEDWLGSLVLARG